In the Pontibacillus sp. HMF3514 genome, TTGTCTTTGACGGTTTACCATCTCCTCACGTACAGAGCCATGTTGAGCTACAATGGATACATTAGATGTGACTTCCTGGTTTCGAATTTCCAAGGAAACATCCGCCCCATCTAACTTAGCAACCTGTCCTTCTTCTGTTTGGACCAAGTCTATTGTGGTATTTTGAAGTAAATGGTACATGGCTTTCTCATCATCTAAAGACACATCTTGTTGTAGGGCTTTATAAGTTAAAGCTCGATACATTGCCCCTGTATCAATATAGACATAAGATAGTTTGCTTGCGACGATTTTGGCCACTGTACTTTTACCAGCAGCTGCTGGTCCATCAATGGCAATTGCGATTGGTTTCTCCATAAAAATCCCTCTTTCACATTACAATTTATTCTCTTTTATATATATATATATATGTAAATTTATAAGTCGAGTTTAAAACCCTAGGGATAAAACAAACAAGCAGGATGGTCCTGCTTGTTTGTTCATGTGTACGTACCCAAGTATTCCTCAAAATGATAACACATTTTGAAAGAACTGGTCTATTGTTTGAATGACTTTACCATCTTGAATTTTATTTACACCAAAGTATTCATAGACAGGATTAATGTATAGTGCCATATCTGTGTTGAGGATCATCCATTGCACAATAATTAGTAGCACTGCATGAAGAAAGATGAGAACAAGAACCCAGCGTTCAATTCGTTTCATTCTCTAATCAACCTTTTTAGGGATAGTGTTACCACTATCTTTTATCTCTATTCGGTTTACAAAACGCCTCGTCTACGATTAGCAAGCTGACGCTCAAAACAAAAACGGATAATAAGTTGACGATCATTTTCGTCAATCTCCTCAAATTCAAGTGATATCTTATCTTTTTCCTTAGCATTTCCTTTCCAGACACGAACAACACGTGATAAAGTTTGAATATACTGAGTTTCACCTGATGCCAAAGGAATCACAAACCATACTTCTATTCTATCCTCTTGTTCCAATTCAACGTTCGGGGATGAAATGACAGCTGCTCCCCCTCCACTTATATCTACTGTTGTACTTGTGAATGTTGGTCCAGATCCTGTAGGAGGATGAACTGATACATCTACAGCTGTTTCTACCCTTACATATTGTCTACGCTGGATACGAAGAATTTGTTCTTTTCCTGGAAAATGTAATGCCAAAACAGGAATATTTAGTTTCTTTCTTCCTCTTACCTCTGTTTCAAATACATAAACCGATTCATCTTTACCCACAAATGACGCTTTAAATTGAGTTCCCTCAAAGAAAAAGCCTGTTTTTCCTGTAGTCTGATTCACAGGATAATCTATGTACAAGACATCATCGTGGTATTCGACTAACTTACACCTGAAAACTTCCGCCTCTTCCTGATCGGAATGTTTTAGTTCTATAGTTATAGGCATACCTATCTTTAACAAGATACTCCCTCTCCCCCTGATCAGAATGACCTAACACTTTACACTATATTATGTCAAAGATAGTGAGAAACACGCAAGCTACTTTATATATATATTTAATCAATAAAAAAAGAAAGGTGTCGAAACACCTTTCTTTTAGGATGTAGCAAAATTCATTTCCGCTTCTTTTAGTTTTTCTACTTTTTCTTCCATGCCGTCTTCAGCATTAATGAAAATACGATAAGTACTTCCACCTAAGGTACCAAGAAACTCATAACAAAGCACTTCTTCATTTAAGTCATTTTCAATAACCGCTAAATGACTCTCTTGTATTTTCACACTTGGATTCACTTTATCTTGAGCTTCTTCTTCACTAAGTGATGGCTCTGGAATGTCTCGCTTTTGATGATTCTTTAAAAAGTTACGTGCAGAGAGACCTAATATATCTCCGTTATCTAAAGCAACTTTTACTTGTAAGGAATCAGGATAAATCCTAACTTGATCTTGTACATATAAAAAGCCAAACACACCAACATTTTCGTACTGACTGCTTTGATAAGGGTCCATGCTATCAAATTTATTCTTTTTCAAGAACGATTTAGCTTTCTCTAAACTTTGATACAAACTAATCGAAGGTTCTTTTAGTTTTCTCTCTACTAAAACGTTGATAGGGTGTCCACCTTGAACAGATAAATCCATATATCCATTTTTTTGTTTGCTTCGATATGATACAGAATAAGTTGGAATATCTGCACCTTTTCCACTCTTCGTAATATTAACCTTAGCATCTTTTGGTACTTCAAAAATATTGGTTGCTTTCTCTCGAGCCTTTTCTTCTGAAATGTTTTCTCCTGATATATTTCTGTATTTGTGATTATCTTTAGATGCACCTGTAAATGTAGGCCCTAAATCACCTTCCGAGTAGCCTTCTACATTTTTTTCAACCGTTTTAAATCCATCAATAATTTTATTATCAGATTTTTCATTTGTCGCTAATGCTAATTGGACGTCCATCCAACGAAGGTTATCATTCAAAACCATATATTGAACTTTTCGAAGTTGTTTTTTTATACTTCCTGATTGCTCATATAATTTCTCTAACAATTTAACTTCATCGTCTTTTAAAGGGTTCTTATTCAAATCACGAATCGCCGTACGATAGCTAAATTCTCCAATATTGGCCAAAAACTCTTCCGTTTTATTAAATGGCATTAAAGCTAATGGTAATTGCCCAACATCATTATGCGCTTCTGATGTAAGTCTCCATATATCAGCAAGTTGAGGAGAAAGCTGTTTTTGAGAATTCATAGCTAAAGTTGTTCCAATCTTATCGTGCAATAAGTTCAATTGATAAGTTAAATCATGGAAGGCACGTTGATAGGAGTTTTCTGCTTGAATTAAAATAGCATTCTTTTCCTGATGCTCTTGATAGCCCCATACAGCTGTCCCTGTAATACCAACCGTTAACACGGCAATTAACAGCCAACGAATCATTTTGACACATCCTTTCACTTATTTACAGAAGATATGCTTTCCGATTTCTTTTATTTGAGGACGACTCCATATCCAATCAGAGGTCGCAGTGTTCGGGTTAAAGTAATAAAGTGCATTTCCAGATGGATCCCATCCATTCATTGCGTCCATAACCGCTTGTTTAGCTGTTTCATCTGGAGTTAACCAAATTTGACCATCACTTACCGCAGTAAATGCACGGGGTTCAAATATAACGCCAGATACGCTATTTGGGAATGTTGAACTCTCCACACGGTTAATAATAACCGCAGCAACTGCAACTTGACCGACATATGGTTCGCCACGGGCCTCTCCATGGACAGCGTTTGCCATTAGCTTAATATCATTTTGGGAATAACCTGTAGGAACATTCACTGAGGTAGGTTGAGCATCTTCATTACCTTGTCCTCCCCCTTGATTTCCACCTTGATTGGTTTGCCCGTCCCTGGGGGCACCACCGTAATAATTCACATCTTCACCAGCTGCAATTTTCCGCTTAACATATTGCTTATCATAGTTCGTGACACTAATTAATTTTTGCTTAGTTGTAGGTCCTACTAAACCGTCTACGGTTAGACCGAAATCCTTTTGGAAGTTTCGTAATGCCCAATAGGTCCCCCATCCAAATACACCGTCAATATTTCCTTCATAAAAGCCGATATATTGGAGTCTAGATTGGAGTTCAATAACATCATCACCTGTCGCACCTTTTTGTAAAATACGCTGACTAAATGCATGAGATTCATTGTCTCCGCTAGATGTAATCGAGATCGCTAGCAAAGCCACAATCATGATCATAGATACACGTTTTATTAATATCATCCTGCCGCTCCTCCTGCAATTTGAGAATCAGTATTGTCCACAATAGTTTCTGATACTCACGTAGATTTATACATGAAAAAGAAAGCTGAGCAGTTTAGTTATAGATGTAAGAAAAAAATGAGGAGATAGAAATCTTATTCCGTTAAATGGCAGTAATCTGGAATAAGCATCTGAGTGAGAGGGTGGGTTCGTTGCTTTTGTGAGGCGTGGGGGTCATTGAAACGGCAATACTCCTGCGGAAGACCGTCCAAGCCTCCTCATCCGCTACGCTCCTTGCGGGGTCTCGGCCGCCCTTTCTACCGCGGGAGTTTGCCGTTTCCTTCCCCCCATTGGAATGTAGGTTAACGACCCCAGCTCTAATTAGTTGATCTTCCATAGCGCATCAAAAGTATTATATGTAGATCAGAAATGCCATAAAAACGCTTTATCTCAGGACTCTAACCCCCTTTTATCTTGTTAAGGTGCAACTAACAAATACCAAACAGAAACACTTATTACGCTGCGGTTCCGTTAATCTCATTACGGCTAAGGTGGGCTGGGAAACGGGCTGACTCCTCCGGAAAAACGGGCGAGCGAGACCCCGCAAGAAGCGTAGCGGATGAGGAGGCTCGATCGTTCGTCCGGGGAAAGCAGCCCGTTTCCCAGCCCGCCGCACTCCATTAAAGCAACGGAACCATACTCACCTTATCTCGAAATCAAGTCTTCCAGATAAGGGGGCCTTAATGGAATAAATGCACAAACAAAAAAGCCTACAATAAGCAGGCTTTACGCATTCCATTTTTTCTTTTCTATAGGAACTACTTTGTTCCGATACTCGTTTGCTTTTTTCACCTTACGAAGGGCTAGTAACCATAATAAAATCATAAATGGTGTTAAAATATATATCCAATAAGTACTCCACATTTCTAAAATCAAGTCATAAAAGCCATGTAAAATTATAGGAAGGAGCAACGATACTACGAGTAGTTTAGACTTTTTAGAGGGAAGATCTGAAGTTTTTGCCTTTCCCATATAATATCCCATAAGAACCCCAAACAAAGCATGGGAAGACACGGGGAAGAATGCTCTACCCACAGCTACTTCAATACCATTTGCAAGCAAATACAGAATATTTTCTATTGTCGCAAACCCTAAACTAATCGAAACACCATATAATATACCATCATAATGACCATTAAAGGATGTATGTTTATAAACTACATATAAAAATATAAACCATTTAAAGAATTCTTCCAAAGATCCTGAGAGGAGGAAGGATTGACTCCATGCTGCTTGAGCAACACCTTCTGTCTCAAAAGCATATTGAATGAACATAATCGGAAACACTAGAAGGGCTCCCATTATAAATGTACGTATGATCATTGAAATAGGGTCATGGTCGAAACGGTCTTTTAAATAGAAGAATGAC is a window encoding:
- the cmk gene encoding (d)CMP kinase; amino-acid sequence: MEKPIAIAIDGPAAAGKSTVAKIVASKLSYVYIDTGAMYRALTYKALQQDVSLDDEKAMYHLLQNTTIDLVQTEEGQVAKLDGADVSLEIRNQEVTSNVSIVAQHGSVREEMVNRQRQLAKKRGVVMDGRDIGTHVIPDAELKIFLIASVEERAERRHKENQEKGFSSDLEKLKDEIRKRDQLDSEREVSPLLKADDAIEIDTTSLSIDEVAGKILSKVDEKKD
- a CDS encoding DUF5359 family protein, which translates into the protein MKRIERWVLVLIFLHAVLLIIVQWMILNTDMALYINPVYEYFGVNKIQDGKVIQTIDQFFQNVLSF
- a CDS encoding flagellar brake protein produces the protein MLKIGMPITIELKHSDQEEAEVFRCKLVEYHDDVLYIDYPVNQTTGKTGFFFEGTQFKASFVGKDESVYVFETEVRGRKKLNIPVLALHFPGKEQILRIQRRQYVRVETAVDVSVHPPTGSGPTFTSTTVDISGGGAAVISSPNVELEQEDRIEVWFVIPLASGETQYIQTLSRVVRVWKGNAKEKDKISLEFEEIDENDRQLIIRFCFERQLANRRRGVL
- the ypeB gene encoding germination protein YpeB, with translation MIRWLLIAVLTVGITGTAVWGYQEHQEKNAILIQAENSYQRAFHDLTYQLNLLHDKIGTTLAMNSQKQLSPQLADIWRLTSEAHNDVGQLPLALMPFNKTEEFLANIGEFSYRTAIRDLNKNPLKDDEVKLLEKLYEQSGSIKKQLRKVQYMVLNDNLRWMDVQLALATNEKSDNKIIDGFKTVEKNVEGYSEGDLGPTFTGASKDNHKYRNISGENISEEKAREKATNIFEVPKDAKVNITKSGKGADIPTYSVSYRSKQKNGYMDLSVQGGHPINVLVERKLKEPSISLYQSLEKAKSFLKKNKFDSMDPYQSSQYENVGVFGFLYVQDQVRIYPDSLQVKVALDNGDILGLSARNFLKNHQKRDIPEPSLSEEEAQDKVNPSVKIQESHLAVIENDLNEEVLCYEFLGTLGGSTYRIFINAEDGMEEKVEKLKEAEMNFATS
- the sleB gene encoding spore cortex-lytic enzyme, whose translation is MILIKRVSMIMIVALLAISITSSGDNESHAFSQRILQKGATGDDVIELQSRLQYIGFYEGNIDGVFGWGTYWALRNFQKDFGLTVDGLVGPTTKQKLISVTNYDKQYVKRKIAAGEDVNYYGGAPRDGQTNQGGNQGGGQGNEDAQPTSVNVPTGYSQNDIKLMANAVHGEARGEPYVGQVAVAAVIINRVESSTFPNSVSGVIFEPRAFTAVSDGQIWLTPDETAKQAVMDAMNGWDPSGNALYYFNPNTATSDWIWSRPQIKEIGKHIFCK
- the prsW gene encoding glutamic-type intramembrane protease PrsW; this translates as MFTLLSAAIAPGLSLMSFFYLKDRFDHDPISMIIRTFIMGALLVFPIMFIQYAFETEGVAQAAWSQSFLLSGSLEEFFKWFIFLYVVYKHTSFNGHYDGILYGVSISLGFATIENILYLLANGIEVAVGRAFFPVSSHALFGVLMGYYMGKAKTSDLPSKKSKLLVVSLLLPIILHGFYDLILEMWSTYWIYILTPFMILLWLLALRKVKKANEYRNKVVPIEKKKWNA